In Fusobacterium nucleatum, the genomic stretch AATATTTTAGATTTTAGAATAAAAATAAAAAAAGAAGCTCTGTTTTTGCTTCAATTTTTATAAAATTATATTCCTATTTTTTATAAACTAATCCAACACCATCAGAAATAGGTAGTAAGATAAAATCAAAGTTTTCATAAAGATAGTTTATAAATTCATCTAATCTTTTAACTATAGTTTTAAATCTTTTAGGGCTTTCTTTATATAAATAACCTCTAAATAAGATATTATCAATAAATACTATTCCACCTTCATTTAAAAGTTTATAAGAATCTTCAAAAAATTTCTTATACTGTCCCTTAGCTGCATCAATAAAAATAAAATCAAAATTTTTATCTAATTTTTCAATTTCTTCTGTTGCATCTCCAAAAATTTGCTCTATTCCTTTTAAATTAGATTTTTCAAAATTAGATTGAGCTATTTTAA encodes the following:
- a CDS encoding O-methyltransferase, which produces MLEELKEANEYISSKIDKYKSPNLELIKEIEKDAEINNIPIISKEIREYLKFIISTNKNIKNILEVGTATGYSGIIMSEEIQDRNGTLTTIEIDEDRFKIAQSNFEKSNLKGIEQIFGDATEEIEKLDKNFDFIFIDAAKGQYKKFFEDSYKLLNEGGIVFIDNILFRGYLYKESPKRFKTIVKRLDEFINYLYENFDFILLPISDGVGLVYKK